ATCTCCATCGGGCTGGAGGAAGTCTACGGCGACTGAACCAACGCCCAACTTCCCCCGGCCTACCTCCCGCCCGCGACCGGCAGCACCGCCCCGCTCACGTGGGAAGCCGCGTCCGAGCACAGCCAGAACACCGCCTCCGCGACCTCCTCCGCCATGCCGGCCCTGCCCATCGGGATCTCGTGCCGCATGGTCTCCAGCCGGGCGGCGATGCGCTCCGCGTCTGCCGGATCGGACAGGGTCAAACCCGGAGCCACCGCGTTGACCCGGATGCCGAAGGGCGCCACCTCCGCCGCCAGGCCCACCGTGAACACGTCGATGGCGCCCTTGGTCGCCGCATAGTCGATCCACTGGCCGGGGCTGCCCCGCTTCGTGGCGGTCGATGAGAGATTGACGATCGCCCCGCCGCCCGCTCCCCTCTCCGCCGAGGCCCGCATGTGCCGGACCGCCTCGCGGGCGCACAGGATCGGCCCGATCAGGTTGGTCGTCGCGACGTCCCGCAGCAACCCTGCGGTGACATCCTCGATCCGGCGCGGCGGCCCGGTGATCCCGGCATTGTTGACCAGCGCGTCGATCCTGCCGAACGCGCCGACGACGTCCCGGAACAGACCGACGACCTGTTCCTCGTCGCGGACATCGCACCGGAAGGCGGCGCTGCCCACGGCCGATGCGGCCACCCCCTCGGCCGCGGCCCTGTCCGACACCCAAGTCAGCGCCACGCGCCAGCCCCGGGCGGCGAACAGGCGGACGACGGCGGCCCCGATCCCCCGGCCGCCCCCGGTGACAAGCACGGTCCTGGGCGATGGCACCGGACCCGAGGAATTCATGCACGTCATCGCGGCCTGCCTTTCCACTCGCCGCCATGCGTCAGGCCACGGCCCAACCAAGGCTTGACGCAGGGCGGACGTGATGCAGGCCGTCAATCGTAGGTTGGGCCGTGCCCCCACGCGTCGGCCCCGCTTTCCCAGGCGGGTCAATCCGGTCGGGTGCTGTTCTAAAAGTGTA
This Skermanella mucosa DNA region includes the following protein-coding sequences:
- a CDS encoding SDR family NAD(P)-dependent oxidoreductase, whose amino-acid sequence is MNSSGPVPSPRTVLVTGGGRGIGAAVVRLFAARGWRVALTWVSDRAAAEGVAASAVGSAAFRCDVRDEEQVVGLFRDVVGAFGRIDALVNNAGITGPPRRIEDVTAGLLRDVATTNLIGPILCAREAVRHMRASAERGAGGGAIVNLSSTATKRGSPGQWIDYAATKGAIDVFTVGLAAEVAPFGIRVNAVAPGLTLSDPADAERIAARLETMRHEIPMGRAGMAEEVAEAVFWLCSDAASHVSGAVLPVAGGR